In Roseiconus lacunae, the DNA window GTTGGTTATAAAGTTCCGAATCGCGTTCCGCATATTTGGGGGAAGGGTCGTTTCCGGTCACCCCATGCGTCGACGCGTAATGACCGGTTAGCAACGTATGAAGAGACGGGCGACATAGTCCGGTCGGAACATATCCACGGGGGAAGACGGCCGACTGCCGGGCTAATTTGTCGAGGTTCGGCGTCTGTACATCCGGGTGGCCCATGAATCCGTAGTCGGTCCAGCCCATGTCGTCGCTTAGCAGCATGACGAGGTTAGGCGGTTTGGCTTCGGCAAAGTCACTTTGGAACGCCAGCAACGAACACAGAAACGCGAGTAATCCGACGAAGCAACGAGGCTTGGACATGGCAGGTATTGATCGGGAGGTGGGGCAGGGGGGGAGGAAGACGACGGGCGATATCATAACTGCCGCGACGGCGAAATGAATCACCGGGAGTTGACGTGAGGCTACTCGGCAATCACTTCGACAACGACACCCTTGAAAGCAGGCGTTTTGCTTTGCGGATCGGCGTGCCGGGAGACTAGCACGTTTGATTCTGGGTAGTACATCAGCGCGTTTCCACTGCGGATCGAATCGTAGCCGCGAGCGAGAATCTGGTTCAATTCGCCGGTGTCGCTTCGCACCGTGACTTTTTGATCGTGCGAGAGGCCTAGACGTTTCAAGTCGTCGGGATGCATCAAGATGATGTCGCGACGTTCTTGGTTGCGATAAAGATCTTCTTCTTCGTAGACAACGGTGTTGAACTGGCCTTCGCTACGAACGGTCATGAGGCGAAGCTGGTTCGACTCGGTTCCTTTCAAGTCGGGTAGGCTGTGGCAATGCAAAACGCCCCGTCCGTCAGGCGTGCCGAACGTCGGCTCATGGAACGTGCGTCCTTCGATTTGAAACTCTTCCTTGGTTTCATCGATCTGCGAGATCTTTCCGTAGCCGGGGACGACCGCACCGATCCACTTGCGAATCGTCGAGGGTTGCGCCAAGTCATCCCAGTCGATTCCGGGTGTGTCGGGTAACAAACGTTTGCCGATCGCCGCGATGACCGAAATCTCACTTCGCGGGCCGGGGAGACGCGCCGGGCCACCGTCGCTGAGCCGGACGAAGTTGAACATCGATTCTTGGGTCGTCGGCGAAGGCTCTTCGTCACGCGCCAGGACAGGCAAAACGATGGTTTCGCGAGCCAACCCGTGCGCGTGGCCGGTGTTGAGCGTCGTGCTCATCATCACGTTCAAGTCTAAGTTGGACATTGCTTTGTCGGCGAAAGTCGAATCGGGATTTGATCCAAATAGATTCCCGCCAAGACAGAAGCCAACTTTGATCTCGCCTCGCTCTGCCGCTTCCATGCACTCGAGCGTGTCTTTGCCTGGAGTTTCCGGAAGGTTCACGCCGAACTGTTCTCGGAGCGCCGTGAAGATTTGGTCTTTCAGTTTGGGCGTCACACCGACCGAACCGATTCCTTGAACATTGCTGTGCCCACGGATTGGCATCAATCCGCATCCTTCACGACCGACCATCCCCCGTGCGAATGCTAGGTTGGCGATTGCCTGGACATTGTCAACGCCATGAGCGTGATGGGTGATTCCCATCGTCCATGAAAAAACGGTGCGTTTCGATTGGGAATAGAGTTTGGCGATCGATTCGATTTCGCTTCTCGCGACGCCGGACTTGGTTTCGATTTCGTGCCAAGATAGGTCATCGAGTGATTGTTGCCATTGATCCAACCCGGTGGTGTGTTGGCCTAAGAATGGTTCGTCGAACGCACCGAGTTGTTTCGTCGCTTTGGCGAGCCCCCATAGCAATGCTAAGTCACCACCGATGTGGGGCTGGACATAGTGCGAGGCGATCTTGGTACCCTTGAGTAACGAAATCGGATCGCTAGGAATCCGAAAGTTGATCAACCCCGTTTCGCGAACCGGATTGATCACGATCACATGACCACCGGCGCGTCGCACCCGCATCAAACTGGTCATCAATCGCGGGTGATTACTGGCCGGGTTACCCCCGATCAAGAAAACCGTATCGGCCTTTTCCAGGTCTTCGAGAACGATCGTTGCCGTCCCGCTGCCGACACTCGTTTGCAGGCCGACGCCGCTGGCTTGGTGGCAGTAGTAGCTGCAGTTGTTGACGTTGTTGGTGCCATAAACTCGGGCGAGCAATTGCAACAGGAAACCCGCCTCATTGCTGCTGCGTCCGCTGAAGTACCAAAAGCTTTCGTCCGGAGTGATTTTTCGGAGGTGCGATGCGATCGAATCAAACGCTTCCTTCCACGTGATCACTTCATAGTGCGATGCCCCCGCGCGATAACGCAGCGGGTGGATTAACCGCCCAGACGTTTCCAGTTCACGGGGCGACCAGCGTTTCAAAGACT includes these proteins:
- a CDS encoding FdhF/YdeP family oxidoreductase, giving the protein MRVGSGGGFRAILYTIKKGREAGGVWKLYQALRTRNSCKTCAVGMGGQKGGMVNELGHAFEVCKKSMQAMAADMQPGIDPNFWKQNSIESLKRWSPRELETSGRLIHPLRYRAGASHYEVITWKEAFDSIASHLRKITPDESFWYFSGRSSNEAGFLLQLLARVYGTNNVNNCSYYCHQASGVGLQTSVGSGTATIVLEDLEKADTVFLIGGNPASNHPRLMTSLMRVRRAGGHVIVINPVRETGLINFRIPSDPISLLKGTKIASHYVQPHIGGDLALLWGLAKATKQLGAFDEPFLGQHTTGLDQWQQSLDDLSWHEIETKSGVARSEIESIAKLYSQSKRTVFSWTMGITHHAHGVDNVQAIANLAFARGMVGREGCGLMPIRGHSNVQGIGSVGVTPKLKDQIFTALREQFGVNLPETPGKDTLECMEAAERGEIKVGFCLGGNLFGSNPDSTFADKAMSNLDLNVMMSTTLNTGHAHGLARETIVLPVLARDEEPSPTTQESMFNFVRLSDGGPARLPGPRSEISVIAAIGKRLLPDTPGIDWDDLAQPSTIRKWIGAVVPGYGKISQIDETKEEFQIEGRTFHEPTFGTPDGRGVLHCHSLPDLKGTESNQLRLMTVRSEGQFNTVVYEEEDLYRNQERRDIILMHPDDLKRLGLSHDQKVTVRSDTGELNQILARGYDSIRSGNALMYYPESNVLVSRHADPQSKTPAFKGVVVEVIAE